One genomic window of Myxocyprinus asiaticus isolate MX2 ecotype Aquarium Trade chromosome 5, UBuf_Myxa_2, whole genome shotgun sequence includes the following:
- the LOC127440720 gene encoding uncharacterized protein LOC127440720 isoform X11 — MMFIKEESEDMSYPESCSSNVMKNEDTEEQRDLMDVKVENQELNEVEEKHHPDQTLRDFITGEESFIGSTLAGITPGVSTEICGIKHCKMMFIKEESEDMSYPESCSSNVMKNEDTEEQRVLIPKAKTTVESCPLCLRMYSQLSQHLRVMHNVKNKKERKLLLALESGRINVREGRCPIPGCGKDTTRLDRHLRTHSELSKVAQNDAMMLCKRKKILSELASLRASDPEVPMVSTLDLEEDRPVLEDPEVPLDSEEEECSNTTCKLQTQKLTSQVADLNLQVDTLTEALQNVTRRYRLLKRRSSAQASTRIGRVTQRLLSSLRPDESERDCSVGAETSMSPSVQPSFSKEPPIGEQPSTSQQAPTSEQPSTQPGLEQKKDPHYPEHMAALNELLEEYRRQQEGPDPSYKLKENVSGKIYMIKKFIAFMAQGKEKLDNLVFLNKMASIRAWISSLRQAKIKETTIQHYVLNVAQFMNYVRDTPPLSCRLSKQVLVRIQRELRGLLKSIKRGVALHQMSMKQVKVSRVLSKVTLSKCRSLAKQAIPKILALLESDPTPKLQWKFYGHFVAFLASIYGHRGGVYQNMTIKEVKGARKSTSEKAYLINIISHKTNQGLFGPVQIALSEEEYEWTRHFLRIKDMLPGGTDATFFFFTSRPNPCKNLNNYLQEAWKSMGLPGCPTFTDLQNSIASHAKYTHTADNRMKIAKFICHDFGTVDKFYPIHLNAKQAMENRRFFEAALEGPECSPVKEQHQQKRKRQGQMADRPCKRFQPEGSPAASPDRSITSGSTTPEEIVVKYQESEVSSIESSEDADEGSEPSGVGQASEPSREGEVSETNGKGVGGQRERCGVGGQRER; from the exons GAATAACTCCAGGTGTTTCAACTGAGATCTGCgggataaaacattgtaaaatgatgtttattaaagaagagagtgaggacatgagttatccagaatcatgcagttcaaatgtcatgaaaaatgaagatactgaggaacaaagag TCTTGATCCCTAAAGCAAAAACAACTGTGGAGTCATGCCCGCTGTGCCTACGGATGTACTCTCAACTGAGCCAGCATcttcgtgtcatgcacaacgtaAAGAACAAGAAGGAAAGGAAGCTGCTGTTGGCACTGGAGTCGGGACGGATCAATGTCCGTGAAGGACGTTGCCCTATTCCAGGCTGCGGTAAAGACACAACCAGGTTAGACCGGCACCTCCGTACCCACAGTGAGCTCTCAAAAGTGGCTCAGAATGATGCAATGATGCTCTGCAAGAGAAAGAAGATCCTCTCTGAACTGGCTTCACTCAGGGCATCTGATCCAGAGGTGCCCATGGTGTCCACCCTTGATTTGGAGGAGGACAGACCCGTGTTGGAGGATCCTGAAGTACCTTTGGACTCAGAGGAGGAGGAGTGCAGCAACACAACCTGTAAGCTCCAAACCCAAAAGTTGACCTCACAGGTGGCAGACTTAAATCTCCAGGTCGACACACTGACAGAAGCGCTGCAAAATGTCACCCGCCGGTACCGGTTGCTTAAGAGGAGGTCATCTGCCCAGGCTTCTACCAGGATAGGCCGGGTAACACAAAGACTCCTCTCCTCTCTCAGGCCTGACGAGAGCGAGAGAGACTGCTCGGTGGGTGCAGAGACTTCCATGTCTCCCAGCGTGCAGCCCTCATTCAGCAAGGAGCCCCCCATCGGCGAGCAGCCCTCCACCAGCCAGCAGGCCCCCACAAGCGAGCAGCCCTCCACCCAGCCCGGCCTAGAGCAAAAAAAAGACCCTCATTACCCTGAACACATGGCAGCACTGA ATGAGCTCCTTGAGGAATACAGGAGGCAACAGGAGGGTCCAGACCCTTCCTACAAACTGAAGGAGAACGTCAGTGGTAAAATCTACATGATAAAAAAATTCATTGCCTTCATGGCGCAAGGCAAGGAGAAACTTGACAACCTCGTCTTCCTAAACAAGATGGCCAGTATACGGGC GTGGATCTCCTCCCTCCGGCAAGCCAAAATCAAGGAGACAACCATCCAGCACTATGTCTTAAATGTAGCCCAGTTTATGAATTACGTCAGAGACACCCCTCCACTGAGCTGCCGCCTCTCGAAACAAGTCCTTGTCAGGATCCAGCGGGAGCTAAGGGGCCTGTTGAAATCCATAAAAAGGGGCGTGGCCTTGCATCAGATGTCAATGAAGCAAGTTAAAGTGTCACGGGTGCTCAGCAAAGTGACTCTTTCGAAGTGCCGGAGTCTGGCAAAGCAGGCCATCCCCAAAATCCTAG CCCTCCTGGAGAGCGACCCCACCCCCAAGCTGCAATGGAAGTTTTACGGACACTTTGTGGCTTTTCTGGCCTCCATCTATGGTCACCGGGGTGGAGTTTACCAGAATATGACCATCAAGGAGGTGAAGGGAGCGAGGAAATCCACCTCCGAAAAGGCCTACCTGATCAAC ATAATATCTCACAAAACCAATCAGGGCCTGTTCGGGCCTGTCCAAATTGCGCTTTCAGAGGAGGAGTACGAATGGACACGGCACTTCCTGCGCATTAAGGACATGCTGCCGGGCGGGACGGAtgcaacatttttcttttttacatccaGACCGAACCCGTGCAAAAATTTGAACAACTACCTTCAAGAAGCCTGGAAATCAATGGGCCTGCCTGGGTGTCCAACATTTACAGACCTCCAAAACTCCATCGCCAGCCAC GCAAAgtacacacacactgctgacaACCGCATGAAAATTGCAAAGTTCATCTGCCATGACTTCGGGACGGTGGATAAATTCTACCCCATACATCTAAATGCCAAGCAAGCCATGGAGAACCGCAGGTTCTTCGAGGCCGCATTGGAGGGTCCCGAATGTTCTCCCGTAAAAGAGCAGCATCAGCAGAAGCGGAAACGACAAGGCCAGATGGCAGATCGCCCCTGCAAGCGCTTTCAGCCAGAGGGCTCACCAGCTGCCTCCCCTGATCGGTCCATCACTTCGGGCAGCACCACCCCTGAGGAGATTGTGGTGAAGTACCAGGAGTCAGAGGTGTCCAGCATCGAGTCCAGCGAG GATGCAGATGAGGGGTCGGAGCCCAGTGGGGTAGGCCAGGCGTCCGAGCCTAGCAGGGAAGGAGAGGTGTCAGAGACCAACGGGAAAGGCGTCGGAGGCCAACGGGAAAGGTGCGGCGTCGGAGGCCAACGGGAAAGGTGA
- the LOC127440720 gene encoding uncharacterized protein LOC127440720 isoform X4 translates to MMFIKEESEDMSYPESCSSNVMKNEDTEEQRDLMDVKVENQELNEVEEKHHPDQTLRDFITGEESFIGSTLAGITPGVSTEICGIKHCKMMFIKEESEDMSYPESCSSNVMKNEDTEEQRDLMDVKVENQELNEVEEKHHPDQTLRDFITGITPGVSTEICGIKHCKMMFIKEESEDMSYPESCSSNVMKNEDTEEQRVLIPKAKTTVESCPLCLRMYSQLSQHLRVMHNVKNKKERKLLLALESGRINVREGRCPIPGCGKDTTRLDRHLRTHSELSKVAQNDAMMLCKRKKILSELASLRASDPEVPMVSTLDLEEDRPVLEDPEVPLDSEEEECSNTTCKLQTQKLTSQVADLNLQVDTLTEALQNVTRRYRLLKRRSSAQASTRIGRVTQRLLSSLRPDESERDCSVGAETSMSPSVQPSFSKEPPIGEQPSTSQQAPTSEQPSTQPGLEQKKDPHYPEHMAALNELLEEYRRQQEGPDPSYKLKENVSGKIYMIKKFIAFMAQGKEKLDNLVFLNKMASIRAWISSLRQAKIKETTIQHYVLNVAQFMNYVRDTPPLSCRLSKQVLVRIQRELRGLLKSIKRGVALHQMSMKQVKVSRVLSKVTLSKCRSLAKQAIPKILALLESDPTPKLQWKFYGHFVAFLASIYGHRGGVYQNMTIKEVKGARKSTSEKAYLINIISHKTNQGLFGPVQIALSEEEYEWTRHFLRIKDMLPGGTDATFFFFTSRPNPCKNLNNYLQEAWKSMGLPGCPTFTDLQNSIASHAKYTHTADNRMKIAKFICHDFGTVDKFYPIHLNAKQAMENRRFFEAALEGPECSPVKEQHQQKRKRQGQMADRPCKRFQPEGSPAASPDRSITSGSTTPEEIVVKYQESEVSSIESSEDADEGSEPSGVGQASEPSREGEVSETNGKGVGGQRERCGVGGQRER, encoded by the exons GAATAACTCCAGGTGTTTCAACTGAGATCTGCgggataaaacattgtaaaatgatgtttattaaagaagagagtgaggacatgagttatccagaatcatgcagttcaaatgtcatgaaaaatgaagatactgaggaacaaagag aTCTGATGGACGTGAAAGTGGAAAATCAAGAACTAAATGAAGTTGAAGAGAAACACCATCCGGATCAGACACTTCGTGATTTCATAACTG GAATAACTCCAGGTGTTTCAACTGAGATCTGCgggataaaacattgtaaaatgatgtttattaaagaagagagtgaggacatgagttatccagaatcatgcagttcaaatgtcatgaaaaatgaagatactgaggaacaaagag TCTTGATCCCTAAAGCAAAAACAACTGTGGAGTCATGCCCGCTGTGCCTACGGATGTACTCTCAACTGAGCCAGCATcttcgtgtcatgcacaacgtaAAGAACAAGAAGGAAAGGAAGCTGCTGTTGGCACTGGAGTCGGGACGGATCAATGTCCGTGAAGGACGTTGCCCTATTCCAGGCTGCGGTAAAGACACAACCAGGTTAGACCGGCACCTCCGTACCCACAGTGAGCTCTCAAAAGTGGCTCAGAATGATGCAATGATGCTCTGCAAGAGAAAGAAGATCCTCTCTGAACTGGCTTCACTCAGGGCATCTGATCCAGAGGTGCCCATGGTGTCCACCCTTGATTTGGAGGAGGACAGACCCGTGTTGGAGGATCCTGAAGTACCTTTGGACTCAGAGGAGGAGGAGTGCAGCAACACAACCTGTAAGCTCCAAACCCAAAAGTTGACCTCACAGGTGGCAGACTTAAATCTCCAGGTCGACACACTGACAGAAGCGCTGCAAAATGTCACCCGCCGGTACCGGTTGCTTAAGAGGAGGTCATCTGCCCAGGCTTCTACCAGGATAGGCCGGGTAACACAAAGACTCCTCTCCTCTCTCAGGCCTGACGAGAGCGAGAGAGACTGCTCGGTGGGTGCAGAGACTTCCATGTCTCCCAGCGTGCAGCCCTCATTCAGCAAGGAGCCCCCCATCGGCGAGCAGCCCTCCACCAGCCAGCAGGCCCCCACAAGCGAGCAGCCCTCCACCCAGCCCGGCCTAGAGCAAAAAAAAGACCCTCATTACCCTGAACACATGGCAGCACTGA ATGAGCTCCTTGAGGAATACAGGAGGCAACAGGAGGGTCCAGACCCTTCCTACAAACTGAAGGAGAACGTCAGTGGTAAAATCTACATGATAAAAAAATTCATTGCCTTCATGGCGCAAGGCAAGGAGAAACTTGACAACCTCGTCTTCCTAAACAAGATGGCCAGTATACGGGC GTGGATCTCCTCCCTCCGGCAAGCCAAAATCAAGGAGACAACCATCCAGCACTATGTCTTAAATGTAGCCCAGTTTATGAATTACGTCAGAGACACCCCTCCACTGAGCTGCCGCCTCTCGAAACAAGTCCTTGTCAGGATCCAGCGGGAGCTAAGGGGCCTGTTGAAATCCATAAAAAGGGGCGTGGCCTTGCATCAGATGTCAATGAAGCAAGTTAAAGTGTCACGGGTGCTCAGCAAAGTGACTCTTTCGAAGTGCCGGAGTCTGGCAAAGCAGGCCATCCCCAAAATCCTAG CCCTCCTGGAGAGCGACCCCACCCCCAAGCTGCAATGGAAGTTTTACGGACACTTTGTGGCTTTTCTGGCCTCCATCTATGGTCACCGGGGTGGAGTTTACCAGAATATGACCATCAAGGAGGTGAAGGGAGCGAGGAAATCCACCTCCGAAAAGGCCTACCTGATCAAC ATAATATCTCACAAAACCAATCAGGGCCTGTTCGGGCCTGTCCAAATTGCGCTTTCAGAGGAGGAGTACGAATGGACACGGCACTTCCTGCGCATTAAGGACATGCTGCCGGGCGGGACGGAtgcaacatttttcttttttacatccaGACCGAACCCGTGCAAAAATTTGAACAACTACCTTCAAGAAGCCTGGAAATCAATGGGCCTGCCTGGGTGTCCAACATTTACAGACCTCCAAAACTCCATCGCCAGCCAC GCAAAgtacacacacactgctgacaACCGCATGAAAATTGCAAAGTTCATCTGCCATGACTTCGGGACGGTGGATAAATTCTACCCCATACATCTAAATGCCAAGCAAGCCATGGAGAACCGCAGGTTCTTCGAGGCCGCATTGGAGGGTCCCGAATGTTCTCCCGTAAAAGAGCAGCATCAGCAGAAGCGGAAACGACAAGGCCAGATGGCAGATCGCCCCTGCAAGCGCTTTCAGCCAGAGGGCTCACCAGCTGCCTCCCCTGATCGGTCCATCACTTCGGGCAGCACCACCCCTGAGGAGATTGTGGTGAAGTACCAGGAGTCAGAGGTGTCCAGCATCGAGTCCAGCGAG GATGCAGATGAGGGGTCGGAGCCCAGTGGGGTAGGCCAGGCGTCCGAGCCTAGCAGGGAAGGAGAGGTGTCAGAGACCAACGGGAAAGGCGTCGGAGGCCAACGGGAAAGGTGCGGCGTCGGAGGCCAACGGGAAAGGTGA
- the LOC127440720 gene encoding uncharacterized protein LOC127440720 isoform X3, with the protein MMFIKEESEDMSYPESCSSNVMKNEDTEEQRDLMDVKVENQELNEVEEKHHPDQTLRDFITGEESFIGSTLAGITPGVSTEICGIKHCKMMFIKEESEDMSYPESCSSNVMKNEDTEEQRDLMDVKVENQELNEVEEKHHPDQTLRDFITGITPGVSTEICGIKHCKMMFIKEESEDMSYPESCSSNVMKNEDTEEQRDLMDVKVENQELNEVEEKHHPDQTLRDFITVLIPKAKTTVESCPLCLRMYSQLSQHLRVMHNVKNKKERKLLLALESGRINVREGRCPIPGCGKDTTRLDRHLRTHSELSKVAQNDAMMLCKRKKILSELASLRASDPEVPMVSTLDLEEDRPVLEDPEVPLDSEEEECSNTTCKLQTQKLTSQVADLNLQVDTLTEALQNVTRRYRLLKRRSSAQASTRIGRVTQRLLSSLRPDESERDCSVGAETSMSPSVQPSFSKEPPIGEQPSTSQQAPTSEQPSTQPGLEQKKDPHYPEHMAALNELLEEYRRQQEGPDPSYKLKENVSGKIYMIKKFIAFMAQGKEKLDNLVFLNKMASIRAWISSLRQAKIKETTIQHYVLNVAQFMNYVRDTPPLSCRLSKQVLVRIQRELRGLLKSIKRGVALHQMSMKQVKVSRVLSKVTLSKCRSLAKQAIPKILALLESDPTPKLQWKFYGHFVAFLASIYGHRGGVYQNMTIKEVKGARKSTSEKAYLINIISHKTNQGLFGPVQIALSEEEYEWTRHFLRIKDMLPGGTDATFFFFTSRPNPCKNLNNYLQEAWKSMGLPGCPTFTDLQNSIASHAKYTHTADNRMKIAKFICHDFGTVDKFYPIHLNAKQAMENRRFFEAALEGPECSPVKEQHQQKRKRQGQMADRPCKRFQPEGSPAASPDRSITSGSTTPEEIVVKYQESEVSSIESSEDADEGSEPSGVGQASEPSREGEVSETNGKGVGGQRERCGVGGQRER; encoded by the exons GAATAACTCCAGGTGTTTCAACTGAGATCTGCgggataaaacattgtaaaatgatgtttattaaagaagagagtgaggacatgagttatccagaatcatgcagttcaaatgtcatgaaaaatgaagatactgaggaacaaagag aTCTGATGGACGTGAAAGTGGAAAATCAAGAACTAAATGAAGTTGAAGAGAAACACCATCCGGATCAGACACTTCGTGATTTCATAACTG GAATAACTCCAGGTGTTTCAACTGAGATCTGCgggataaaacattgtaaaatgatgtttattaaagaagagagtgaggacatgagttatccagaatcatgcagttcaaatgtcatgaaaaatgaagatactgaggaacaaagag aTCTGATGGACGTGAAAGTGGAAAATCAAGAACTAAATGAAGTTGAAGAGAAACACCATCCGGATCAGACACTTCGTGATTTCATAACTG TCTTGATCCCTAAAGCAAAAACAACTGTGGAGTCATGCCCGCTGTGCCTACGGATGTACTCTCAACTGAGCCAGCATcttcgtgtcatgcacaacgtaAAGAACAAGAAGGAAAGGAAGCTGCTGTTGGCACTGGAGTCGGGACGGATCAATGTCCGTGAAGGACGTTGCCCTATTCCAGGCTGCGGTAAAGACACAACCAGGTTAGACCGGCACCTCCGTACCCACAGTGAGCTCTCAAAAGTGGCTCAGAATGATGCAATGATGCTCTGCAAGAGAAAGAAGATCCTCTCTGAACTGGCTTCACTCAGGGCATCTGATCCAGAGGTGCCCATGGTGTCCACCCTTGATTTGGAGGAGGACAGACCCGTGTTGGAGGATCCTGAAGTACCTTTGGACTCAGAGGAGGAGGAGTGCAGCAACACAACCTGTAAGCTCCAAACCCAAAAGTTGACCTCACAGGTGGCAGACTTAAATCTCCAGGTCGACACACTGACAGAAGCGCTGCAAAATGTCACCCGCCGGTACCGGTTGCTTAAGAGGAGGTCATCTGCCCAGGCTTCTACCAGGATAGGCCGGGTAACACAAAGACTCCTCTCCTCTCTCAGGCCTGACGAGAGCGAGAGAGACTGCTCGGTGGGTGCAGAGACTTCCATGTCTCCCAGCGTGCAGCCCTCATTCAGCAAGGAGCCCCCCATCGGCGAGCAGCCCTCCACCAGCCAGCAGGCCCCCACAAGCGAGCAGCCCTCCACCCAGCCCGGCCTAGAGCAAAAAAAAGACCCTCATTACCCTGAACACATGGCAGCACTGA ATGAGCTCCTTGAGGAATACAGGAGGCAACAGGAGGGTCCAGACCCTTCCTACAAACTGAAGGAGAACGTCAGTGGTAAAATCTACATGATAAAAAAATTCATTGCCTTCATGGCGCAAGGCAAGGAGAAACTTGACAACCTCGTCTTCCTAAACAAGATGGCCAGTATACGGGC GTGGATCTCCTCCCTCCGGCAAGCCAAAATCAAGGAGACAACCATCCAGCACTATGTCTTAAATGTAGCCCAGTTTATGAATTACGTCAGAGACACCCCTCCACTGAGCTGCCGCCTCTCGAAACAAGTCCTTGTCAGGATCCAGCGGGAGCTAAGGGGCCTGTTGAAATCCATAAAAAGGGGCGTGGCCTTGCATCAGATGTCAATGAAGCAAGTTAAAGTGTCACGGGTGCTCAGCAAAGTGACTCTTTCGAAGTGCCGGAGTCTGGCAAAGCAGGCCATCCCCAAAATCCTAG CCCTCCTGGAGAGCGACCCCACCCCCAAGCTGCAATGGAAGTTTTACGGACACTTTGTGGCTTTTCTGGCCTCCATCTATGGTCACCGGGGTGGAGTTTACCAGAATATGACCATCAAGGAGGTGAAGGGAGCGAGGAAATCCACCTCCGAAAAGGCCTACCTGATCAAC ATAATATCTCACAAAACCAATCAGGGCCTGTTCGGGCCTGTCCAAATTGCGCTTTCAGAGGAGGAGTACGAATGGACACGGCACTTCCTGCGCATTAAGGACATGCTGCCGGGCGGGACGGAtgcaacatttttcttttttacatccaGACCGAACCCGTGCAAAAATTTGAACAACTACCTTCAAGAAGCCTGGAAATCAATGGGCCTGCCTGGGTGTCCAACATTTACAGACCTCCAAAACTCCATCGCCAGCCAC GCAAAgtacacacacactgctgacaACCGCATGAAAATTGCAAAGTTCATCTGCCATGACTTCGGGACGGTGGATAAATTCTACCCCATACATCTAAATGCCAAGCAAGCCATGGAGAACCGCAGGTTCTTCGAGGCCGCATTGGAGGGTCCCGAATGTTCTCCCGTAAAAGAGCAGCATCAGCAGAAGCGGAAACGACAAGGCCAGATGGCAGATCGCCCCTGCAAGCGCTTTCAGCCAGAGGGCTCACCAGCTGCCTCCCCTGATCGGTCCATCACTTCGGGCAGCACCACCCCTGAGGAGATTGTGGTGAAGTACCAGGAGTCAGAGGTGTCCAGCATCGAGTCCAGCGAG GATGCAGATGAGGGGTCGGAGCCCAGTGGGGTAGGCCAGGCGTCCGAGCCTAGCAGGGAAGGAGAGGTGTCAGAGACCAACGGGAAAGGCGTCGGAGGCCAACGGGAAAGGTGCGGCGTCGGAGGCCAACGGGAAAGGTGA
- the LOC127440720 gene encoding uncharacterized protein LOC127440720 isoform X9, whose protein sequence is MMFIKEESEDMSYPESCSSNVMKNEDTEEQRDLMDVKVENQELNEVEEKHHPDQTLRDFITGEESFIGSTLAGITPGVSTEICGIKHCKMMFIKEESEDMSYPESCSSNVMKNEDTEEQRDLMDVKVENQELNEVEEKHHPDQTLRDFITVLIPKAKTTVESCPLCLRMYSQLSQHLRVMHNVKNKKERKLLLALESGRINVREGRCPIPGCGKDTTRLDRHLRTHSELSKVAQNDAMMLCKRKKILSELASLRASDPEVPMVSTLDLEEDRPVLEDPEVPLDSEEEECSNTTCKLQTQKLTSQVADLNLQVDTLTEALQNVTRRYRLLKRRSSAQASTRIGRVTQRLLSSLRPDESERDCSVGAETSMSPSVQPSFSKEPPIGEQPSTSQQAPTSEQPSTQPGLEQKKDPHYPEHMAALNELLEEYRRQQEGPDPSYKLKENVSGKIYMIKKFIAFMAQGKEKLDNLVFLNKMASIRAWISSLRQAKIKETTIQHYVLNVAQFMNYVRDTPPLSCRLSKQVLVRIQRELRGLLKSIKRGVALHQMSMKQVKVSRVLSKVTLSKCRSLAKQAIPKILALLESDPTPKLQWKFYGHFVAFLASIYGHRGGVYQNMTIKEVKGARKSTSEKAYLINIISHKTNQGLFGPVQIALSEEEYEWTRHFLRIKDMLPGGTDATFFFFTSRPNPCKNLNNYLQEAWKSMGLPGCPTFTDLQNSIASHAKYTHTADNRMKIAKFICHDFGTVDKFYPIHLNAKQAMENRRFFEAALEGPECSPVKEQHQQKRKRQGQMADRPCKRFQPEGSPAASPDRSITSGSTTPEEIVVKYQESEVSSIESSEDADEGSEPSGVGQASEPSREGEVSETNGKGVGGQRERCGVGGQRER, encoded by the exons GAATAACTCCAGGTGTTTCAACTGAGATCTGCgggataaaacattgtaaaatgatgtttattaaagaagagagtgaggacatgagttatccagaatcatgcagttcaaatgtcatgaaaaatgaagatactgaggaacaaagag aTCTGATGGACGTGAAAGTGGAAAATCAAGAACTAAATGAAGTTGAAGAGAAACACCATCCGGATCAGACACTTCGTGATTTCATAACTG TCTTGATCCCTAAAGCAAAAACAACTGTGGAGTCATGCCCGCTGTGCCTACGGATGTACTCTCAACTGAGCCAGCATcttcgtgtcatgcacaacgtaAAGAACAAGAAGGAAAGGAAGCTGCTGTTGGCACTGGAGTCGGGACGGATCAATGTCCGTGAAGGACGTTGCCCTATTCCAGGCTGCGGTAAAGACACAACCAGGTTAGACCGGCACCTCCGTACCCACAGTGAGCTCTCAAAAGTGGCTCAGAATGATGCAATGATGCTCTGCAAGAGAAAGAAGATCCTCTCTGAACTGGCTTCACTCAGGGCATCTGATCCAGAGGTGCCCATGGTGTCCACCCTTGATTTGGAGGAGGACAGACCCGTGTTGGAGGATCCTGAAGTACCTTTGGACTCAGAGGAGGAGGAGTGCAGCAACACAACCTGTAAGCTCCAAACCCAAAAGTTGACCTCACAGGTGGCAGACTTAAATCTCCAGGTCGACACACTGACAGAAGCGCTGCAAAATGTCACCCGCCGGTACCGGTTGCTTAAGAGGAGGTCATCTGCCCAGGCTTCTACCAGGATAGGCCGGGTAACACAAAGACTCCTCTCCTCTCTCAGGCCTGACGAGAGCGAGAGAGACTGCTCGGTGGGTGCAGAGACTTCCATGTCTCCCAGCGTGCAGCCCTCATTCAGCAAGGAGCCCCCCATCGGCGAGCAGCCCTCCACCAGCCAGCAGGCCCCCACAAGCGAGCAGCCCTCCACCCAGCCCGGCCTAGAGCAAAAAAAAGACCCTCATTACCCTGAACACATGGCAGCACTGA ATGAGCTCCTTGAGGAATACAGGAGGCAACAGGAGGGTCCAGACCCTTCCTACAAACTGAAGGAGAACGTCAGTGGTAAAATCTACATGATAAAAAAATTCATTGCCTTCATGGCGCAAGGCAAGGAGAAACTTGACAACCTCGTCTTCCTAAACAAGATGGCCAGTATACGGGC GTGGATCTCCTCCCTCCGGCAAGCCAAAATCAAGGAGACAACCATCCAGCACTATGTCTTAAATGTAGCCCAGTTTATGAATTACGTCAGAGACACCCCTCCACTGAGCTGCCGCCTCTCGAAACAAGTCCTTGTCAGGATCCAGCGGGAGCTAAGGGGCCTGTTGAAATCCATAAAAAGGGGCGTGGCCTTGCATCAGATGTCAATGAAGCAAGTTAAAGTGTCACGGGTGCTCAGCAAAGTGACTCTTTCGAAGTGCCGGAGTCTGGCAAAGCAGGCCATCCCCAAAATCCTAG CCCTCCTGGAGAGCGACCCCACCCCCAAGCTGCAATGGAAGTTTTACGGACACTTTGTGGCTTTTCTGGCCTCCATCTATGGTCACCGGGGTGGAGTTTACCAGAATATGACCATCAAGGAGGTGAAGGGAGCGAGGAAATCCACCTCCGAAAAGGCCTACCTGATCAAC ATAATATCTCACAAAACCAATCAGGGCCTGTTCGGGCCTGTCCAAATTGCGCTTTCAGAGGAGGAGTACGAATGGACACGGCACTTCCTGCGCATTAAGGACATGCTGCCGGGCGGGACGGAtgcaacatttttcttttttacatccaGACCGAACCCGTGCAAAAATTTGAACAACTACCTTCAAGAAGCCTGGAAATCAATGGGCCTGCCTGGGTGTCCAACATTTACAGACCTCCAAAACTCCATCGCCAGCCAC GCAAAgtacacacacactgctgacaACCGCATGAAAATTGCAAAGTTCATCTGCCATGACTTCGGGACGGTGGATAAATTCTACCCCATACATCTAAATGCCAAGCAAGCCATGGAGAACCGCAGGTTCTTCGAGGCCGCATTGGAGGGTCCCGAATGTTCTCCCGTAAAAGAGCAGCATCAGCAGAAGCGGAAACGACAAGGCCAGATGGCAGATCGCCCCTGCAAGCGCTTTCAGCCAGAGGGCTCACCAGCTGCCTCCCCTGATCGGTCCATCACTTCGGGCAGCACCACCCCTGAGGAGATTGTGGTGAAGTACCAGGAGTCAGAGGTGTCCAGCATCGAGTCCAGCGAG GATGCAGATGAGGGGTCGGAGCCCAGTGGGGTAGGCCAGGCGTCCGAGCCTAGCAGGGAAGGAGAGGTGTCAGAGACCAACGGGAAAGGCGTCGGAGGCCAACGGGAAAGGTGCGGCGTCGGAGGCCAACGGGAAAGGTGA